One window of the Saccopteryx bilineata isolate mSacBil1 chromosome 2, mSacBil1_pri_phased_curated, whole genome shotgun sequence genome contains the following:
- the NATD1 gene encoding protein NATD1 — MAHSPAAVPLGALEQGCPIRVEHDRRRRQFTVRLNGCHDRAVLLYEYVGKRIVDLQHTEVPDAYRGRGIAKHLAKAALDFVVEEDLKAHLTCWYIQKYVKENPLPQYLERLQP; from the exons ATGGCGCACTCGCCGGCCGCCGTGCCGCTGGGCGCGCTGGAGCAGGGCTGCCCCATCCGCGTGGAGCACGACCGTCGGCGTCGCCAGTTCACCGTCAGGCTCAACG GGTGTCACGACCGGGCCGTCCTGCTGTATGAGTACGTGGGCAAGCGGATCGTGGACCTGCAGCACACCGAGGTCCCCGACGCTTACCGCGGGCGTGGCATTGCCAAGCACCTCGCCAAG GCTGCCCTGGACTTCGTGGTGGAGGAGGACCTGAAGGCCCATCTCACGTGCTGGTACATCCAGAAGTACGTCAAGGAGAACCCGCTGCCTCAGTACCTGGAGCGACTGCAGCCGTGA